The Nocardioides pantholopis genome window below encodes:
- a CDS encoding helix-turn-helix domain-containing protein encodes MSINRPGLASALRRARARVRPEDAGLAPGRNRRVPGLRREELALLAGISVDYVVRLEQGRGPQPSAQVVGALARALRLDVDGRDELFRLAGAALPQVGTIDLHVRPSVLRLIDRFVDLPTMVLSAKGDVLAWNAMSAALLGDWSALRPERRNLNRLRFLPDRSDPPRSGVGGTPQERELTARQSVASLRSAYARYPRDPDLQRLLADLRGGSPGFALLWEQESAGAWRSHRKTVLHRGLGPVTLECDTLHVPDTDQLVVVYSAAPGTPEADSLGLLRVVGTQDLGVPTSTLDRA; translated from the coding sequence GTGAGCATCAACCGCCCCGGCCTCGCGAGCGCGCTGCGCCGGGCCCGGGCGCGGGTCCGGCCCGAGGACGCCGGCCTGGCGCCGGGCCGGAACCGCCGCGTCCCGGGGCTGCGCCGCGAGGAGCTCGCGCTGCTGGCCGGGATCTCGGTGGACTACGTGGTCCGGCTGGAGCAGGGCCGCGGACCCCAGCCCTCGGCGCAGGTGGTCGGCGCCCTGGCCCGCGCGCTGCGCCTCGACGTCGACGGCCGCGACGAGCTGTTCCGGCTCGCCGGGGCGGCGCTGCCCCAGGTGGGCACCATCGACCTGCACGTGCGGCCCAGCGTGCTGCGCCTCATCGACCGCTTCGTGGACCTGCCCACGATGGTGCTCAGCGCCAAGGGCGACGTGCTGGCGTGGAACGCCATGTCCGCGGCGCTGCTGGGTGACTGGTCGGCGCTGCGGCCCGAGCGCCGCAACCTCAACCGGCTGCGCTTCCTGCCCGACCGGAGCGACCCGCCGCGCAGCGGCGTGGGCGGTACGCCGCAGGAGCGGGAGCTGACGGCCCGGCAGAGCGTGGCCAGCCTGCGCTCGGCGTACGCCCGGTATCCGCGCGACCCGGACCTCCAGCGGCTCCTGGCGGACCTGCGCGGCGGCTCGCCGGGGTTCGCGCTGCTGTGGGAGCAGGAGTCGGCCGGCGCCTGGCGCAGCCATCGCAAGACCGTCCTGCACCGGGGGCTCGGCCCGGTGACGCTGGAGTGCGACACGCTGCACGTCCCGGACACCGACCAGCTGGTGGTCGTGTACTCGGCCGCCCCGGGTACGCCGGAGGCCGACTCGCTCGGGCTGTTGCGGGTGGTCGGCACCCAGGACCTGGGCGTCCCGACCTCCACCCTGGACCGGGCCTGA
- a CDS encoding deoxyribonuclease IV, with protein sequence MSSIAIGAHVDQADPIGEAQARGAELVQFFLGDPQGWKGPKVEYAGGAEGLRADAEAAGVDLYVHAPYVLNVATTNNRIRIPSRKMLQQHVDAAAAIGAKGLIVHGGHVNKADDPEKGFDNWRKAIEATDLKLPLLIENTAGGDNAMTRYLDRIGRVWDAIAGCEQADLVGFCLDTCHAHAGGNPLETVVEDVLRITGRIDLVHCNDSRDEFDSGADRHANFGAGKIDPELLASVVRDAGAPVVCETPGPADAHVADFAWLRERV encoded by the coding sequence ATGAGCAGCATCGCGATCGGAGCCCACGTCGACCAGGCCGACCCGATCGGGGAGGCCCAGGCCCGCGGGGCGGAGCTGGTGCAGTTCTTCCTCGGCGACCCGCAGGGCTGGAAGGGCCCGAAGGTCGAGTACGCCGGAGGCGCCGAGGGCCTGCGCGCGGACGCGGAGGCGGCCGGCGTCGACCTGTACGTGCACGCGCCGTACGTGCTGAACGTCGCCACCACCAACAACCGGATCCGGATCCCGAGCCGCAAGATGCTCCAGCAGCACGTCGACGCCGCGGCCGCGATCGGGGCCAAGGGGCTGATCGTGCACGGCGGGCACGTCAACAAGGCCGACGACCCGGAGAAGGGGTTCGACAACTGGCGCAAGGCGATCGAGGCGACCGACCTGAAGCTGCCGCTGCTGATCGAGAACACCGCCGGCGGCGACAACGCGATGACCCGCTACCTCGACCGGATCGGGCGGGTCTGGGACGCGATCGCCGGCTGCGAGCAGGCCGACCTGGTCGGCTTCTGCCTGGACACCTGCCACGCCCACGCCGGCGGCAACCCGCTGGAGACCGTGGTCGAGGACGTGCTGCGGATCACCGGCCGGATCGACCTGGTGCACTGCAACGACAGCCGCGACGAGTTCGACTCCGGAGCCGACCGGCACGCCAACTTCGGCGCCGGGAAGATCGACCCGGAGCTGCTGGCCTCGGTCGTCCGCGACGCCGGGGCCCCGGTCGTCTGCGAGACCCCCGGCCCGGCCGACGCCCACGTCGCCGACTTCGCCTGGCTGCGCGAGCGGGTCTGA
- a CDS encoding SDR family NAD(P)-dependent oxidoreductase, whose product MTTNSAPPPPPTTTSVLVTGATKGLGLEAAHRFAALGWTVWLGARDAERGDQAAADVAAAQPDADVRPLLLDVTDDASVAAAYDVLVASSTGLDVLVNNAGIAGTHAAPAEVVPADFLPVFGVNLLGPVRVTHAFLPLLRRSAAPRLVMVSSGMGSFAITGDPDRVESTVPGLVYPASKAALNMVTTMYAKALPDVRVVAVDPGYTATDLNGHSGPQSVAEGVEAIVTGAAADTLPGLFVGRDGALGW is encoded by the coding sequence ATGACCACCAACAGCGCACCGCCGCCCCCGCCCACCACCACCTCCGTGCTCGTCACCGGCGCCACCAAGGGCCTCGGCCTCGAGGCCGCCCACCGGTTCGCCGCCCTCGGCTGGACCGTCTGGCTCGGCGCCCGCGACGCCGAGCGCGGCGACCAGGCCGCCGCCGACGTGGCCGCGGCGCAGCCGGACGCCGACGTCCGGCCGCTCCTGCTCGACGTCACCGACGACGCGTCGGTCGCCGCGGCGTACGACGTCCTCGTGGCCAGCAGCACCGGCCTGGACGTGCTCGTCAACAACGCGGGCATCGCCGGCACCCACGCCGCGCCGGCCGAGGTCGTGCCGGCGGACTTCCTCCCCGTCTTCGGCGTGAACCTGCTCGGGCCGGTCCGGGTCACCCACGCGTTCCTGCCGCTGCTGCGCCGCTCGGCCGCCCCGCGGCTGGTGATGGTCTCCAGCGGGATGGGCTCCTTCGCGATCACGGGCGACCCGGACCGCGTCGAGTCCACCGTGCCGGGGCTCGTCTACCCCGCCTCGAAGGCGGCGCTGAACATGGTCACGACGATGTACGCCAAGGCGCTGCCCGACGTGCGCGTCGTGGCCGTCGACCCCGGCTACACCGCCACCGACCTCAACGGCCACTCCGGCCCGCAGAGCGTCGCGGAGGGGGTCGAGGCGATCGTCACCGGCGCCGCCGCGGACACGCTCCCCGGCCTCTTCGTGGGCCGGGACGGCGCGCTGGGCTGGTGA